A DNA window from Castanea sativa cultivar Marrone di Chiusa Pesio chromosome 7, ASM4071231v1 contains the following coding sequences:
- the LOC142644213 gene encoding uncharacterized protein LOC142644213, translated as MEGKEADVKYVKIFGSTCFILKDRENVGKFDSQSDKGIFLGYSSTSKAYWVYNKRAKKVMEIVNVFNDEASESCSENVNEEIPKGILPPEPKDSQEPVDQEPASLSTPSTPNVAEGSADKSVSSDSKSHKEKGPSSRVQLNHPRKTIVGNVNELTLRKYTVAKCVANFMSYSCYLSQVELTKVEEALQDESWVEAMHDKLLQFQQNDVWTLVPRPEGEHIIGTKWTFSNKTDEEGNVIHNKARLLA; from the coding sequence ATGGAAGGGAAGGAAGCCGATGTCAAGTATGTCAAaatctttggaagtacttgCTTCATTCTcaaggatagagagaatgtgggaaaATTTGACTCTCAAAGTGATAAaggaatatttttgggatactCCTCCACAAGCAAGGCTTATTGGGTATACAACAAGAGAGCCAAGAAAGTGATGGAAATTGTAAATGTTTTTAACGATGAAGCTTCAGAGTCTTGCTCTGAAAATGTTAATGAGGAAATTCCCAAAGGAATTCTTCCTCCGGAGCCCAAGGACAGTCAAGAACCTGTTGATCAAGAGCCTGCCTCTCTAAGTACTCCCAGTACTCCAAATGTTGCAGAGGGTTCAGCAGACAAATCTGTCTCATCTGATTCTAAATCTCATAAAGAGAAAGGACCTTCCTCCAGAGTTCAATTGAATCATCCTCGTAAAACTATTGTGGGAAATGTGAATGAACTTACACTAAGAAAATACACAGTTGCtaaatgtgttgctaactttATGTCTTATTCTTGCTATTTGTCGCAGGTTGAACTTACCAAGGTTGAGGAAGCACTTCAAGATGAAAGTTGGGTGGAGGCTATGCATGATAAACTACTTCAATTTCAACAGAATGATGTTTGGACGCTAGTACCTAGACCTGAGGGTGAGCACATCATTGGCACAAAGTGGACTTTCAGCAATAAGACTGATGAAGAGGGTAATGTGATCCACAATAAGGCTCGTCTTTTGGCTTAA
- the LOC142644214 gene encoding uncharacterized protein At4g02000-like, with amino-acid sequence MVNVFNAREYRWTESSDSNDSSEPFADELELESQSSDDNEVPFTRHGPIVEADPSDLSNQREFWSNYAIDDLNHVCNEGPWSVDRALFVLEKWRPNLILGRLQLNYVSLWLQLQGLLLEYQYPEFAEKLGQIMGIFERVDVKDKLRMNIRFMRLRVPVDPWSPLLTGFMLKLDDGVRVSIQCLYERVHKLCNRCGLIGHTRSQCTYSMDDVEMSLFRQRVRIQQLH; translated from the exons ATGGTTAACGTTTTCAATGCGAGAGAGTATAGATGGACTGAGAGCAGTGACTCTAATGACAGCTCCGAACCTTTTGCCGATGAGCTTGAGTTAGAATCTCAGTCTAGTGATGACAATGAGGTTCCCTTTACGCGACATGGCCCCATTGTTGAAGCTGACCCATCGGATTTGTCAAACCAAAGAGAATTTTGGAGCAACTATGCCATAG ATGATTTGAACCATGTTTGCAACGAAGGCCCCTGGTCAGTTGACAGAGCACTCTTTGTGCTCGAGAAATGGAGGCCAAATTTGATTCTGGGGAGACTGCAACTCAACTATGTCTCCTTGTGGCTCCAACTGCAGGGTCTCCTTCTAGAATATCAATACCCGGAATTTGCAGAGAAGCTGGGGCAGATTATGGGTATATTCGAAAGGGTGGATGTCAAAGACAAGCTACGAATGAACATTAGGTTCATGCGTCTACGGGTGCCGGTGGATCCATGGTCTCCTTTGCTGACAGGTTTTATGTTGAAATTGGATGATGGAGTCCGGGTATCGATACAATGCCTGTATGAAAGAGTTCATAAATTATGCAACCGTTGTGGTCTGATTGGCCATACCAGAAGCCAATGTACCTACAGCATGGATGATGTGGAAATGAGCTTATTCAGGCAGCGTGTACGAATCCAACAATTACATTAG
- the LOC142644216 gene encoding non-functional pseudokinase ZRK2-like, whose product MMIDATFYAGGTPMGYILDQVGPTFYDRCDYVRTCSHCHLVLGRQSPPRHCSAKQCPFPIQNQSSGRPNPLFLEHGFRVDEVELYGEDDNYAFYVMYRGCLDDCPIIVKKFIGLVGEDELRSLAIRDMVITTQMSKHKNVLKLLSYCLEFPIRLQVAKELANALTYLHTALSRPIIHRDIRPNSVFMDHDFVPKFSNFSLTITIPPDQSPAIDTVKGDLWYLDPTYRYSRSVTQKSDIYSFGVLLLVLLAGERPMYDTLKNMRDILF is encoded by the exons ATGATGATAGATGCGACTTTTTATGCTGGTGGGACTCCTATGGGATATATTCTTGATCAAGTGGGGCCCACCTTCTATGATAGATGTGACTATGTTCGAACTTGTTCCCACTGCCATTTGGTTCTCGGTAGGCAATCTCCCCCAAGGCACTGCAGTGCCAAGCAATGCCCATTCCCGATACAAAACCAATCTTCGGGTCGACCCAATCCACTTTTTCTAGAACATGGGTTTAGAGTTGATGAGGTTGAACTTTATGGAGAAGATGATAATTATGCCTTTTATGTTATGTATAGAGGTTGTCTAGACGACTGCCCAATTATTGTTAAGAAGTTTATAGGGTTAGTCGGAGAAGATGAACTcaggtctcttgctattcgtgatATGGTCATTACAACCCAAATGAGCAAGCACAAGAATGTTTTGAAACTGTTAAGCTATTGTTTAGAGTTCCCG ATTAGGCTACAGGTTGCAAAGGAGCTTGCCAATGCACTTACATATCTCCACACTGCACTTTCTAGGCCTATCATCCACAGGGATATAAGACCCAACAGTGTTTTCATGGACCATGACTTTGTTCCTAAATTTAGCAACTTCTCACTTACCATCACAATCCCTCCTGACCAATCTCCTGCTATAGATACAGTGAAGGGGGATTTGTGGTATCTTGATCCTACATATAGATATTCACGCTCTGTTACACAAAAAAGTGACATCTATAGCTTCGGTGTGCTTTTACTTGTTCTCTTAGCTGGAGAGAGGCCTATGTATGACACTTTGAAAAATATGAGAGACATCCTGTTCTAA